A part of Methanocorpusculum vombati genomic DNA contains:
- a CDS encoding DUF2298 domain-containing protein — MVPPETQILTIILWLIIMKFCQMTVYPYLKPAVGNLSYGLAYPFSILLLTFVTWYLGVAGLPVQLALLLFAAAGGYAVLSKRYDRTEIRQNLKWDLVFLGAFFLMLISRFLTPGIIPSGEKFMDAAFLGSIMLDPAVTPLDPWYAGGELSIYYYLGHWMCGMLGIFAGGAPTVVFNLMLPTVFALAAVSAYAIGVLLLKRHQWIPMLVLILPNAALLWHTIAGGGTLGIWWASTRVIENTINEYPLFSFLWGDPHAHVLGCFNQLFFLCLLAVMLVRWKVLPTGGKYLLAVILALSLGTMPAMNSWDVMVYAGVYLVLAAVLWLMHGHSLRDAVPLVLVPVLSLASYAPFLYTMLSGGGSSVQGFFLVTTPSPINEFLGVYLFFIAVFVAFGFSVLKKYPWLIAVPVIFAVAGYASAGVALFCILLLAGKRSAAPDVLFGILGMVIVFLMEFIYLKDYMGDVNYRMNTVFKFGFCAWFMLGTSVLLMIGRYAENRFAEIPKGRAVAVAAVIFVVLAALIGCCGIQLGYPGGTLDGSAWLESHHPADAAGIAFLTGAASPGDVVVEAADGSYAYNGRVSAMTGLPTIVGWVGHEAGWRSGVGDAGTRWSDVRSIYEDSSRTVSLMDKYGAKYLFVGEVERELYTVNLPENGLTRIFAADGVSIYQRSN, encoded by the coding sequence ATGGTTCCCCCTGAAACACAGATACTGACGATCATTCTCTGGCTGATAATCATGAAGTTCTGCCAGATGACCGTCTATCCGTATCTGAAACCGGCTGTCGGCAACCTTTCGTATGGTCTTGCCTATCCGTTTTCCATTCTGCTGCTGACCTTTGTCACCTGGTATCTCGGGGTTGCCGGTCTTCCGGTACAGCTGGCTCTGCTGCTCTTCGCGGCAGCAGGCGGGTATGCCGTCCTCTCAAAGCGGTATGACAGAACGGAGATCCGGCAGAACCTGAAATGGGATCTGGTGTTCCTCGGTGCATTTTTCCTGATGCTCATCTCGCGGTTTCTGACACCGGGGATTATCCCGAGCGGCGAGAAGTTCATGGACGCGGCGTTCCTCGGAAGCATTATGCTGGACCCGGCGGTTACCCCGCTGGACCCCTGGTATGCGGGTGGCGAGCTGTCCATCTATTATTATCTCGGTCACTGGATGTGCGGGATGCTCGGCATTTTTGCCGGTGGTGCTCCCACGGTTGTGTTTAATCTGATGCTGCCGACCGTGTTTGCACTAGCAGCTGTTTCGGCGTATGCAATCGGAGTTCTTCTTCTGAAGCGGCATCAGTGGATTCCGATGCTGGTTCTGATCCTCCCCAATGCCGCTCTTCTCTGGCACACGATTGCGGGCGGCGGAACACTTGGCATCTGGTGGGCCTCAACACGGGTAATCGAGAATACGATCAATGAGTACCCGCTGTTCTCATTCCTCTGGGGAGATCCCCATGCACACGTACTCGGCTGCTTTAATCAGCTGTTCTTCCTGTGTCTGCTTGCGGTAATGCTGGTCAGATGGAAGGTGCTACCGACGGGAGGAAAGTATCTGCTGGCAGTGATTCTTGCGCTGTCGCTTGGAACGATGCCTGCGATGAACTCGTGGGATGTGATGGTGTATGCCGGCGTGTATCTTGTCCTTGCTGCTGTTCTCTGGCTGATGCACGGACACAGCCTCCGCGATGCAGTGCCGCTTGTACTGGTGCCGGTTCTTTCGCTTGCATCCTATGCACCGTTCCTGTACACGATGCTGTCCGGCGGCGGGTCCAGTGTCCAGGGATTTTTCCTGGTGACCACCCCCTCACCGATCAACGAGTTCCTCGGCGTGTATCTGTTCTTTATCGCGGTGTTTGTAGCCTTCGGATTCTCTGTTCTGAAAAAATATCCGTGGCTGATTGCGGTGCCGGTGATATTTGCCGTTGCCGGGTACGCAAGTGCAGGGGTTGCGCTGTTCTGCATTCTTCTGCTGGCCGGAAAACGCAGTGCGGCACCGGACGTGCTGTTCGGGATTCTCGGCATGGTGATTGTGTTCCTGATGGAGTTCATCTATCTGAAGGATTACATGGGCGATGTGAACTACCGGATGAACACGGTGTTCAAGTTCGGGTTCTGTGCCTGGTTTATGCTGGGAACTTCGGTACTTCTGATGATTGGCCGGTATGCGGAGAACCGGTTTGCAGAGATTCCCAAAGGCCGGGCTGTTGCAGTTGCCGCGGTTATTTTTGTGGTGCTTGCAGCACTGATCGGGTGCTGCGGGATTCAGCTCGGATATCCGGGAGGAACACTGGACGGATCGGCCTGGCTGGAGAGCCACCATCCGGCGGATGCGGCAGGCATTGCATTTCTGACCGGCGCTGCCTCACCCGGTGATGTCGTGGTGGAAGCGGCGGACGGCTCGTATGCGTACAACGGTCGTGTGTCGGCGATGACCGGACTCCCGACGATCGTCGGCTGGGTCGGACACGAGGCGGGATGGCGGAGCGGAGTGGGGGATGCGGGAACGCGGTGGAGTGATGTCCGGAGCATCTATGAGGATTCGTCCCGGACTGTTTCCCTGATGGACAAATACGGCGCGAAGTATCTGTTCGTAGGTGAGGTGGAACGGGAGTTGTACACCGTGAACCTGCCGGAGAATGGTCTGACCAGGATCTTTGCGGCGGACGGCGTGAGTATTTATCAGCGCAGCAACTAA
- a CDS encoding glycosyltransferase — translation MDHPVLTVVIPVYNDAAALRAAVPASVEVLEGLGLPFELILCEDASTDGSRETAAAFAASDDRIRVNHSDVRRGKGGALSDALAASHGDIFCFYDVDLSTDLANLPTLLEKIQAGADIVVGSRFLAQSTVLRSGDREATSVGFNRLVRMLLGSSIRDHQCGFKAFRRERLVKLMPYVQARGWTWDTEVLALAQRCGLTIEEIPITWTQGEKTNVRTRDIFSMGWSVLQLAWRIRIAGRYPKDI, via the coding sequence ATGGATCATCCTGTACTTACCGTGGTAATCCCGGTCTATAATGACGCGGCGGCTCTCCGGGCTGCGGTGCCCGCATCGGTGGAAGTACTGGAAGGTCTCGGGCTGCCCTTTGAACTGATCCTCTGTGAGGATGCAAGTACCGACGGCAGCCGGGAAACAGCAGCAGCGTTCGCCGCATCCGACGACCGGATCCGGGTCAACCACAGCGATGTACGGCGGGGAAAGGGCGGTGCCCTTTCCGATGCGCTCGCGGCATCGCATGGGGATATCTTCTGTTTTTACGATGTGGATCTCTCGACGGATCTTGCAAACCTGCCAACACTTCTTGAAAAAATTCAGGCAGGAGCGGACATTGTTGTCGGGTCCCGGTTCCTTGCGCAAAGTACAGTGCTGCGCTCTGGCGACCGCGAAGCAACCAGTGTCGGGTTCAACCGGCTGGTGCGGATGCTTCTTGGAAGCAGTATCCGCGATCACCAGTGCGGATTCAAAGCGTTTCGCCGTGAACGGCTGGTGAAACTGATGCCGTACGTGCAGGCGCGCGGATGGACCTGGGATACCGAGGTGCTCGCACTTGCGCAAAGATGCGGGCTTACAATTGAGGAGATTCCGATCACCTGGACACAGGGCGAAAAAACGAACGTGCGAACCCGCGACATCTTTTCGATGGGCTGGTCGGTGCTGCAGCTTGCCTGGCGGATACGCATTGCGGGCCGGTACCCGAAGGACATCTGA
- the rpl7ae gene encoding 50S ribosomal protein L7Ae — protein MAKIYQMFEVPEELQNKALEALELARDTGKIKKGANEATKAVERGTAALVLIGADVAPEEIVMHIPGLADEKEIPFVFINKQADIGAACGLDVGCTAVAIVKVGKGKEIVEDLAGQIKALRG, from the coding sequence ATGGCAAAGATTTACCAGATGTTTGAAGTCCCTGAAGAACTTCAGAACAAAGCACTTGAAGCTCTTGAGCTTGCACGTGACACCGGAAAGATTAAGAAAGGCGCAAACGAGGCAACCAAGGCCGTTGAGCGCGGAACCGCAGCTCTCGTCCTGATTGGTGCTGATGTTGCACCCGAAGAGATCGTTATGCACATTCCGGGACTCGCAGACGAAAAAGAGATTCCGTTCGTTTTTATTAACAAGCAGGCAGACATCGGTGCTGCATGCGGCCTTGACGTCGGCTGCACTGCTGTTGCAATTGTTAAAGTCGGCAAAGGCAAGGAGATCGTTGAGGACCTTGCAGGCCAGATTAAGGCACTCAGAGGATAA
- a CDS encoding 30S ribosomal protein S28e: MPDDATPAEVIEVIGLTGMHGEASQIKCRVLDGPNKGRIITRNTFGPIREGDILMLLETEREAKKLSRR, encoded by the coding sequence ATGCCTGATGATGCAACGCCAGCAGAAGTCATTGAGGTTATCGGCCTTACGGGTATGCACGGAGAGGCATCCCAGATTAAATGCCGTGTCCTTGACGGCCCGAACAAGGGGCGGATTATCACCCGGAATACCTTCGGTCCGATCCGTGAGGGTGACATCCTGATGCTCCTTGAAACAGAACGTGAAGCAAAGAAGCTCTCAAGACGGTGA
- a CDS encoding 50S ribosomal protein L24e produces MVDIYTCSYCGKQLEPGTGKLFVRKDGAVFYFCSSKCQSNYKLGRIPRRVAWTAAGRKARGKE; encoded by the coding sequence ATGGTTGATATCTATACCTGCAGCTACTGCGGCAAACAGCTTGAGCCGGGAACCGGCAAACTGTTCGTCAGAAAGGACGGCGCAGTCTTCTACTTCTGCTCCTCCAAGTGTCAGAGCAACTACAAACTCGGTCGTATCCCGCGCCGCGTTGCCTGGACGGCAGCCGGACGCAAGGCACGCGGCAAGGAGTAA
- the ndk gene encoding nucleoside-diphosphate kinase, producing the protein MERTFVMIKPDGVQRGLVGEILSRFEKKGFKIVAAKFGVLPEAVVDKHYEEHLAKPFYPGMKAYITSGPVLRFVLEGDNVIATVRKMNGATNPAEAAPGTVRGDYALSIGKNVIHASDAPESAAREITIHFTDAEIVSYEKIDETQLYE; encoded by the coding sequence ATGGAACGCACCTTTGTGATGATCAAGCCGGACGGCGTTCAGCGTGGTCTGGTCGGTGAGATCCTTTCCCGTTTCGAGAAGAAGGGATTCAAGATCGTCGCCGCAAAGTTTGGCGTGCTTCCGGAAGCAGTTGTAGACAAGCACTACGAGGAACACCTCGCAAAGCCGTTTTACCCGGGAATGAAGGCATACATCACCTCCGGACCCGTGCTCCGCTTTGTCCTTGAGGGCGACAACGTTATTGCAACGGTCCGCAAGATGAACGGGGCAACCAACCCGGCAGAGGCAGCACCCGGCACCGTCCGCGGTGACTATGCTCTCTCAATCGGGAAGAATGTGATTCACGCATCCGATGCACCCGAAAGTGCAGCACGCGAGATTACCATTCACTTTACCGATGCAGAGATCGTTTCGTACGAGAAGATCGACGAGACGCAGCTCTACGAGTAA
- a CDS encoding FAD-dependent oxidoreductase produces the protein MSHEVIVYSLTGCPHCRNLKGFLDKQHVSYTNYDVGEDEAAANKMIELTGQRGVPVTIIDGQIVIGDDLMKVAMLLDAPSPADETKDIPKDHELIIIGSGAAGLSAAMYAGRKGLETLVIGGAVGGMATKSSSVENYPGFPDIPGDDLMQKFAQHARDAGAVIAEDVGMAIVVKDDRFSITTLSEKEYTAKAVIAATGRSPRLSGAPGEAEYLGKGIAVCTTCDGPMYKGKTVAVLGGGNTAMDMAIEMAGIAAQVHVISATPLDADAVLIGRLTEMQNVTFHTGFTITEFGGGTMLEYVKMMPVDAEPEQKKGFLSSILKSSPEKKLKVDGVFLGVGLDPNTAMFEGFVPMNAEKEILVDIDCKTDVPGFFAAGDSTSVAAKQIASSVGEGVKALLSAYDYLRK, from the coding sequence ATGTCTCATGAAGTGATTGTGTACTCTCTGACTGGGTGTCCGCACTGCCGGAATCTCAAAGGATTCCTGGACAAGCAGCATGTCTCCTACACCAATTATGATGTGGGCGAGGATGAGGCAGCGGCAAACAAAATGATCGAGCTGACCGGCCAGCGTGGTGTTCCGGTAACGATCATCGACGGTCAGATTGTCATCGGTGATGATCTGATGAAGGTTGCGATGCTGCTGGATGCTCCCTCACCTGCGGACGAGACGAAGGATATTCCCAAGGATCACGAGTTGATCATTATCGGTTCCGGTGCTGCCGGACTGTCGGCCGCAATGTATGCCGGCCGCAAGGGCCTGGAAACCCTCGTTATCGGGGGGGCGGTGGGCGGTATGGCCACCAAGAGCAGTTCGGTTGAGAATTATCCGGGATTCCCCGATATTCCGGGTGATGATCTGATGCAGAAGTTTGCCCAGCATGCCCGTGATGCGGGGGCGGTGATTGCTGAGGATGTTGGGATGGCAATTGTTGTCAAGGACGACAGATTCAGTATCACGACACTTTCTGAGAAGGAGTACACCGCAAAGGCGGTTATTGCTGCAACCGGCAGGTCCCCGCGCCTTTCCGGGGCACCGGGAGAGGCAGAGTATCTGGGCAAAGGCATTGCCGTCTGTACGACCTGTGACGGCCCGATGTACAAGGGGAAGACGGTTGCAGTTCTCGGCGGCGGTAATACGGCGATGGATATGGCAATTGAGATGGCAGGGATTGCGGCACAGGTGCATGTGATCTCTGCAACCCCGCTGGATGCGGATGCGGTTCTCATCGGACGGCTGACGGAGATGCAGAACGTTACGTTCCATACCGGATTCACCATTACCGAGTTCGGCGGCGGTACGATGCTTGAGTATGTCAAGATGATGCCGGTTGATGCAGAACCGGAGCAGAAGAAAGGATTCCTCAGTAGTATTCTGAAGTCTTCTCCTGAGAAGAAGCTGAAGGTGGACGGGGTATTCCTCGGTGTTGGTCTTGATCCGAATACGGCAATGTTTGAGGGTTTTGTCCCGATGAATGCGGAGAAGGAGATCCTTGTGGATATTGACTGTAAGACTGATGTTCCCGGGTTTTTTGCTGCGGGGGATTCTACGTCGGTTGCCGCAAAGCAGATCGCATCCTCCGTTGGCGAAGGCGTAAAGGCGCTGCTGTCGGCATACGATTATCTGAGGAAGTAA
- a CDS encoding formate/nitrite transporter family protein, whose amino-acid sequence MVTFSPAQVCVKVGTAGKSKCSLPAGNMFVRAFLAGAYIAMGAALATVGSTGVADFLGAGIAQFILGALFPIGLILVVLTGAELFTGDAMFAPMAILQGHTGLKGLIYLWVVVYIGNLVGSLFMAYVMANGPFVSYATGTAVVTAFGTRAIGIATAKVSYAGIGGIWSVFLKGILCNWLVCLALFLGLAADEVISKIVAIWFPIMAFVATGFEHCVANMYFIPAGILTNMVAGTADTNLLNWGTMWTNNIIWSTLGNIVGAVIFMAIIYYYCYKSEICALCEAK is encoded by the coding sequence ATGGTAACATTCAGCCCGGCGCAGGTTTGCGTCAAAGTTGGAACGGCAGGCAAATCCAAATGCAGTCTGCCGGCAGGCAACATGTTTGTCCGTGCCTTCCTCGCGGGTGCCTACATCGCAATGGGTGCGGCGCTTGCAACGGTTGGTTCGACCGGTGTTGCAGATTTCCTTGGTGCAGGTATTGCCCAGTTCATTCTGGGAGCACTGTTCCCGATTGGTTTAATTCTCGTGGTTCTCACCGGTGCAGAGCTGTTCACCGGTGATGCAATGTTTGCCCCTATGGCAATCCTTCAGGGTCATACCGGTCTTAAGGGCCTCATATATCTGTGGGTCGTTGTGTATATCGGTAACCTGGTTGGATCGCTCTTTATGGCCTACGTCATGGCAAACGGTCCGTTCGTTTCCTATGCAACCGGTACTGCAGTTGTTACTGCATTCGGTACCCGTGCAATTGGTATTGCGACCGCAAAAGTTTCCTATGCAGGTATCGGCGGTATCTGGTCCGTGTTCCTGAAAGGTATTCTTTGTAACTGGCTGGTTTGTCTGGCTCTGTTCCTTGGTCTTGCAGCAGATGAAGTTATCTCCAAGATTGTTGCAATCTGGTTCCCGATCATGGCTTTCGTTGCCACCGGATTTGAACACTGTGTTGCAAACATGTACTTCATCCCGGCAGGTATCCTGACCAACATGGTTGCAGGAACGGCAGATACGAATCTCCTGAACTGGGGTACCATGTGGACGAATAACATTATCTGGTCCACGCTTGGTAACATTGTTGGTGCAGTCATCTTCATGGCAATTATCTACTACTACTGCTATAAGAGTGAGATCTGCGCACTGTGTGAAGCCAAATAA